The following proteins are co-located in the Hemiscyllium ocellatum isolate sHemOce1 chromosome 47, sHemOce1.pat.X.cur, whole genome shotgun sequence genome:
- the sdhaf1 gene encoding succinate dehydrogenase assembly factor 1, mitochondrial — MARHSKLQKQVLSLYKQFLRAAKEKPGFMPLVCSEFRRNSKIPRTDVMHIEYLLRRGQRQLELLRNSNTKQLAAFSRFNQKNFGP, encoded by the coding sequence ATGGCTAGACACAGCAAGCTGCAGAAACAAGTCTTAAGTCTTTACAAACAATTTCTCCGAGCTGCCAAGGAGAAACCGGGATTTATGCCTCTGGTTTGCAGCGAATTTCGCAGGAACTCCAAAATACCCAGGACTGATGTTATGCACATTGAGTATTTATTACGAAGAGGGCAGAGGCAGTTAGAACTGCTCAGGAATTCCAACACCAAGCAACTGGCAGCGTTCAGTAGATTCAATCAAAAGAATTTTGGGCCATAA